The genomic region TCTTTTGACTTTGAAGGGTAATCATCATTTTTAACTTTGAAGTGTAGCAAAAGAATAAGGGAACAAAATGGAGATCAGTTAAAAAAGTATGGTGAGAAAGCTCTGCAAAATAAGAAAGTAAATTGGACGTAGATCTCAAGAGATAGAAAATGATGATAAAACCCCCAACTACTACAGTACATGATACGGAGTATAATATAAATAAGTTTAAGTTTCGTATGTTTAATTTAgaaagtggtgtgtgagaatcacctcaCTATTTTTGAAAGGGTACATTGTtaaaaattattttatatattatgtctTACAATTCCTTTGTAACGTACCAACCATTAATTATGCATTTGTATATTTTTAGGATTAATATGTTTAACACAATTTGAATATACATGCTGAAGATTATATACACATACTAAAGACTCTGTAGTGATTTAAGGATATAAAAGAAAAATCTttgattaagattaaaattaactGACCCTTAACCGTTGTACCGTTAACCGATTAAAACTACCTCACAATCAACCGTCAACCATTTTTAACGTTCAGTTGACCGACCATTAACCGATCAAAACTATCCCGCTGCGAAGCGCGAGTTTTCTATCTTCGTTAAGACtaagattaagattaagattaagattaagattaagattgTTATTAATATATAGTCCAAAAAAGTCAACTTGTTTGACTTGGGTACtttaatatttttcaaaataagGAAAAGGGATCTTCAGAGAAATAGGATACTTAAGCATTGTATAAGCAGTTTATGGGATGGCCATCTTGATTATGAACTTGAAACGTTAGAATAATCCACAAGTTTTAGAATCATTACGTCTTTAATTTGTTAATTTATTGAACTGAATGATCATAAGACATGCCAAAAAATTGAAATTCTTGATCAATGGaggaataatattatcatttttgtttAATAAGATACCAAAGTGAATGATTGACTAATTCATAATAGAAATAATCGGTCGGGAAGTAATCCAGATTTATCATTTTAATATCgtaaatcatacatatttaatgaTGATTTTGTAAGTCATTCAAATTCCCATGTGATTTTTTATATATCAAATTCACTTGTAAACTAATCGGGAAAATTTAAAAGACAAAAATGTCTATACATTTCTTAATTAGCATTAATTAAATTATTTTTGTCTTATCAAATATTTGTGTACTTTAAAAATGGTCCGATGAGTTTTTAATCTTATTTGGTATATTGTAACAATATAGGAACCTAAGTAGCCTACAAAATAATACAAGTGTGCTTTTGTGGCCTGAAAACAATGGTAAAAATCCTCTCTTATATATGGGTTACATGATTGTCTTCAAGAGCTTAACTAGCTTATCTAATGAAAatgagtgaaatgacccgtgaaattacgggtttgtttaaacgaagcagtttaataatatattttaggtattaaaataatgtaaatgttaaagtcatttagtttaatgacccgtggaacaacgaattccgactaagaaacttgtcgttgtttttacaaatatattgatgtacttaacttggtcagaataaatgaactaccttaatgtacttaactttgtcataaaagcctacattacaacctttGGTGACATTTATTTCGCAtaaatatgtaacgtaattaatctcgtaaaaaaCACCCATTTTTgaataataacaatatcataactataattataattataattataataatataataactataattataattataataaataataataaagtgtgtttaaaaattgagtatttatatttttaataagaattattagttataacaaatgtctcttgatcaatttttaaaattaaaaatacaattattatatgaatgttgtacaatatgcttcaaagtttgtacacgtGTTTATGAGGTGATTTGTAAAAGAttctaaaatttgatttaaagcttatacatatggtcatgtgagtgttttatcataaggttgtacataatgcttcaaatattgtacatatggtcatgagaaTGTTTTACCATATGGCTGTACATAATGTTTTAAATATTGTACATTTAGTCATGagggtgttttatcataaagttgtatataatgtttcatatattataaaattaacatgttaatatttttactaaatatAATGACATCGTCATGAGGGCTTAgaatatttttctttatttttgaatttttttaagcttagataattattatttatgatatcattaagtagatttaatttaattataaaaataattctatttatGACATCACCTACATGCtctcataaattttttttttattttttattttttatagaaGAAAAAAAAGGTAATTATTGTatcatcattttagcattttaatagaaCTTATAGATTGAAAAGAAGATTATTTTTTTTTCAGGCTATACGCGAAATAAAAGTATTTTTACTTGGATGTATGTGCTTAATGTAAGGTTAAACAGTAAAATAATGCATATTTAGTGCATTACATTTTATACAAGCATCTCTAAGATAGTTGTCCTTAAGAGGTTAAGTGACATAATCAATAAGTAATGATTATTATAAGATTTAAACAATATTCTTTGAAGTTGattataaagaaacttataaattaaatcatatatatttttataagttGTAGATGTACATCATTACAGTCCCTTTCACCAAATTTTACTTGAATACTTTCAAACAATATCaaggtatcattatgtccccttcAGCCCTTTTGTTTCAACAATGATCCCTAATATACAAATCTAAAGAGTGCAAATATGTGCATGTGATATCACATCACCCTTATATTTAACTAAATAAAAATCCCTAATATACAAATCTAAAGAGTGCAAATATGTGCATATGATATCACATCACCCTTATATTTAACTAAATAAAAGGCCAAATAATATCTTAGTTGGTGATCATTCATCTTCATTTAGTCAACTAGGCATTCTTTGAATAAGCAACTACTTATATAGGTTCAATCATTTAGCAAACTTTCATCAACAGTTTCATACCAATCAAATCTTTTGTATTTCTAACATAAACATGTTCCATTTCATGTTCATACTAATGTCAAATCTTCTACTGATCACTATTAAATCCAACGGTCAACAAATGTATTCCGGAAACCTCGTTATGAGCTGTGATAACAGCGACGAAACAGGACCATCACCTGCATTTCTTTACGCCTGCAACGGTTTACAACCATCTTGCCAAGCCTATCTTATTTTCAGAACACAGCCTGTTTACAACACAATCATAAACATCTCAAAGCTTCTGTCAGTAGACCCCGCACAACTAGCCCATATCAACAAGATAAAAAATTTCAATAAAAAAATGCCTTTAAACAAAGAACTCATAATTccagttacttgttcttgtttgggTCAGTATTATCAAGCTAACACCTCTTTTGTTATTCCAACTAAACAGGACACCTATTTCATTATTGCAAATTCCACTTTTGAAGGTTTAACCACTTGTGATTCACTCATAAAAAACAATATTTATAAACCGGATGGGTTGTACCCGGGCTACGAGCTTCAAGTGCCACTTAGGTGCGCATGTCCTACACGTGATCAAACCACGGCGAAAATCAAATATTTATTGACATATTTGATTACTTGGAAAGATACATTTGAAAAGGTTAGTAAAAGATTCAAGGTGAGTAGTCAAGATTTAGCTTTGGCAAACGGGTTTTCGGTTGTGAATGATACTGGGATATATCCGTTTACAACTCTCATTGTTCCTCTTTCGACTCAACCTTTGACTTCTATGACAATAACACTTGGTCAAAAGCGCAGTTTTTCGAAGAAATCCATCTTAATTGGGACCGTTTTAGGTTCTTTTCTGGCGATTATATGTTGTTCGCTTGCGGGATTTTTACTGTGGAAGAGCAACAGAGTGAAGGTTGAATTGGTGTTGCCTAAAGATATTAGACTTGGTATTGCTAGTGTTGATCAAGTTCTAAAAATATACAAATTTGAGGAATTAGAAGAGGCTACGGACGGTTTTAGTCTTGAAAATAGATTGAGTGCTTCGGTTTATAAAGGGAGTTTAAAGGGGCAGATGGTGGTTATCAAACAGATGGGTGCAAATGCACCTAAGGAGGTTAAAATTCTTCAAAAAATCAATCATTTTAATCTTATTGGTCTCTATGGAGTATGTG from Rutidosis leptorrhynchoides isolate AG116_Rl617_1_P2 chromosome 9, CSIRO_AGI_Rlap_v1, whole genome shotgun sequence harbors:
- the LOC139868740 gene encoding protein LYK5-like; translated protein: MSNLLLITIKSNGQQMYSGNLVMSCDNSDETGPSPAFLYACNGLQPSCQAYLIFRTQPVYNTIINISKLLSVDPAQLAHINKIKNFNKKMPLNKELIIPVTCSCLGQYYQANTSFVIPTKQDTYFIIANSTFEGLTTCDSLIKNNIYKPDGLYPGYELQVPLRCACPTRDQTTAKIKYLLTYLITWKDTFEKVSKRFKVSSQDLALANGFSVVNDTGIYPFTTLIVPLSTQPLTSMTITLGQKRSFSKKSILIGTVLGSFLAIICCSLAGFLLWKSNRVKVELVLPKDIRLGIASVDQVLKIYKFEELEEATDGFSLENRLSASVYKGSLKGQMVVIKQMGANAPKEVKILQKINHFNLIGLYGVCEHDGCCYLVYEFMENGSLKEWLEDKTNQESHTWNNRIRIALDVAKGLQYLHNFANPAYVHKDINSSNILLTKDLRAKISKFGLARLTDKEQSGVLSIRCSFESKGYLAPEYLEFGCVTTETDVYAFGVVLLELITGKRAVYEPEDDDDEEDVMLSEEVMLSEEVISCMCDEKCAKDKVSCLIDPRLQARHPLGFVIDQSELALRMIKLSLGCLEPEPSRRLSMNKIVSTLMMIQRDAHNSENHDIEF